The DNA window CCCCGCCGCCCCGAGGGCGCCGATCCCATGGCTCCACACCGCGCAGGCCATGACCAGCGCGGCGTACTGGACGGGCACGAAGACGTAGGTGATCCAGCGGTAGTAGCGGGACGCCAGAAGCGCCGGCACGGCGGTGTCCGGCGGGTTGTCCCGGTCGTCGCCGACCAGGACGTCGATGAGGGGGATCACGCCGAGGATGAAGACCGGTGTGAGCCACCAGCCCCAAGCCGACCCGGTGGCGAGGGTGATGGCGAGGGCGGCGAACGGCAGCGTGGGCACGACCAGGGCCAGCGGCCACAGGGGCCGCTTGGTGTCGCGCCAGGCGAGGGCAGCAGTCATCCATCGATGCTTTACAAATGGTATTCGATTGTCAAGGACGTGCGGGATGACCTGCTCAACCGCCCAGCAGGCCGGTGAGGACGCGGGCCACCGTGTCCTCGAAGCGGGGCGCCGGCGTCGGGATCGCGCCGGTGAGGGCCGCGGTCAGGTGCGGGTGCCGGCCGGCCGCCAGCACGTGGGCGAGGTAGGCGCCCTGCCTGCTCCGGGCCTCGGAGCCGCCACCGATCTCGTGCAGGACCAGCGCCGCGGTGAGCGTGGTCATCACCGCGAACGCCTCCAGCTTGCGGCCGGCGTCCGCCGGGTGCTCGGCGAGGACCGCCAGCACGTGCTCCAGCAGGTCGGCGCCGTGCGGGCCGAGCGTGGAGCGGGTGAGGACCAGCTCCGGCAGCCAGCCGTGCTGCAGCATCAGCTCCCGCGCCTGCCGGCACACCTCCAGCAGCCCGGGCAGCCACGGGCCGCCCGGCGGCGGTAGCCGGTATCCGGCGGCCACCGCGTCGGTCATCAGGTCGAGCAGGTCGTCACGGCTGTCGACGTAGCGGTAGAGCGAAGCCGCCCCGGTGCCCAGCTCGGCGGCGACGCGCCGCATGGAGACCGCCGCCAGGCCTTCGCGGTCGGCCAGCGCGATCGCCGCGGTGGTCACCTCGGCCTGGGACCGCTCGGCGGGGCGGCCCACTCCGGCACGCCGCTCGCGGAGCCACACCGGCACGGTCTCCATGCTCTACCTCCTTGTTTGCCGTCAGCCTACCCTTACGATAACGTCGTTCGCGAACGCCGTTCCCGAATGAGAGGCGCTGACGGAGGCATGACCACCACCCGCTTCACCGACACCGCCCCGCCGCTGCTGCTGACCAGACGCCGCATCTGGATCATCTTTTCCGCGCTGATCGCCGGGATGCTGCTGGCCAGCCTCGACCAGACCATCGTCTCGACCGCGATGCCGACCATCGTCGGTGAGCTCGGCGGCGTCTCCTCGCAGGTCTGGATCACCACCGCCTACATCCTGGCCACCACGATCGTGATGCCGATCTACGGCAAGTTCGGTGACGTGCTCGGCCGCCGGCGGCTGTTCATCGTCGCGATCGCGATCTTCACGGCCGCCTCCGTCGGATGCGCGTTCGCCACCGGCTTCTGGACGTTCGTGATCTTCCGCGCCGTCCAGGGGCTCGGCGGTGGGGGACTGATGATCCTGTCCCAGGCCATCATCGCCGACATCGTGCCGGCGTCCGAGCGAGGCCGGTACCTCGGCCCGCTCGGTGGCATCTTCGGCCTGGCCGCGGTGGGCGGCCCGCTGCTCGGCGGCTTCTTCGTCGACCATCTCACCTGGCAGTGGGCGTTCTACATCAACATCCCGGTCGGCATCGCCGCGTTCCTGATCGCGGTGTTCGCGCTGCGGCTGCCGAACAAGAAGGCGGTCCATCCGATCGACTGGCTCGGGGTGCTGTCCCTCTCCGCCGCGACCACCTGCCTGATCTTCTTCGCGGACTCCGGCGGCTCGGCGGACCACGGATGGGCCGCCGGCGTCACCTGGGCATGGGCAGCCGGCCTGGTCCTCTCCGCGAGCCTGTTCGTCGTCGTCGAGGCCCGCGCCGCCGACCCGATCATGCCGTTGTCGATGTTCCGCAATCCGATCTTCGTGAACGCCACCGCGATCGGCCTCGCGCTCGGGATCGGCATGTTCGCCGCGCTCGGGTTCGTCCCGACCTTCCTGCAGATGTCGTCCGGGACCTCGGCGGCGGCATCCGGCCTGCTCATGCTGCCGCTGATGGCCGGCCTGCTGGCGACCTCCGTCGTGGCGGGCGTGCTGATCACCCGTACCGGCCGGTATCGGATCTTCCCGGTCCTCGGCACGCTGATCACCGGTGGCGCGATGGCCGCGATGACCACCCTGACCGCCTCCACACCGATCTGGCTCATCGGCGTCTACCTGCTCATCTTCGGTGCCGGGCTGGGCCTGATCATCCAGGTGGTGGTCCTGGTGGTGCAGAACGCCGTCTCGCCGGACGACATCGGCACCGCCACCGCGACGAACAACTACTTCCGCGAGGTCGGGGGAGCGGTCGGCATCGCCGTCTTCGGCACGATCTTCACCTCCCGGCTCACCGAGAACCTCACCACCGTGTTCACCGGCGCGGGCGCCGACGCCGAGCAGGCGAGCCGGGCCACCGCGACGATCGACCCGGCCGTCCTCCGGCAACTGCCCGACCAGGTACGGGACGGCATCGTCGCCGCCTACGCCGACGCCCTGGCACCGGTGTTCTGGTACCTCATCCCGTTCATGGTGATCGCGCTGGTCCTCGCGCTCCTCCTCAAGGAGATCCCGCTGTCCGACGTGGCCGGCATGGTGGCACGGGGCGAGGCGATCGGCGGCGAGGAGGCCGAACGCCTGGAGGCGGAGAGATCAGCGCCGCCGTCCTGATGTCACAACTCCGCGGGCTGCCCGGTCAGTGGTGGTGACAAGGACGTGACAGCGAAGGGTTGTGGTTCGTATGAAGATCGCAGTGCTGGGCGGGACCGGCCTCATCGGCTCCCAGGTCGTCCGGCTGCTCACCGAGCGCGGGCACGAGGCGGCGCCGCTGTCGCCGTCGAACGGTGTCGACCTGCTCACCGGTGACGGGCTGGACGACGGGCTCAAGGGCGCCGACGTGGTGGTGAACCTGACCAACTCGCCGACCTTCGACGACAAGTCGCCGGACTTCTTCCGTACCACGATGGACGCCATGGTGGCCGCCGCCGAGCGGCAGGGCGTCGGGCACGCGGTGATCCTGTCGATCGTCGGGGTCGACCGGGTGCCCGGCCTCGACTACTACCGGGCCAAGGTGCTGCAGGAGGACATCCTCAAGGCCGGACCGGTGCCGTGGTCGATCGTGCGGGCCACGCAGTTCTTCGAGTTCGTGCCGGCGGTGCTGTCGTGGACCTCGGACGAGACCACCGTGCGCCTGCCCGCCACCCCGGTGCAGCCGCTCGCCTCGGCTGACATCGCCGCCGAGGTGGCGACGGTGAGCGTCGGCGCGCCGCTCAACGGGTACCGCAACGTCGCCGGGCCGGAGGTGTTCACGCTCGACGAGCTGGGGCGGATCGCGCTCGAGGCCGGCGGCGACAAGCGGCCGGTCGTGCTGGATCCGGCGGCGGGCATGTTCGCCGCGGTGCCGGGCGACGCGCTGATCGCCCGGGGCGATGCCCACCTCGCCACGACCACCTTCCGTGAGTGGCTCGCGGCCCGGAAGTAGCCGGACGGACGGCCCGCACACCGATGTGCGGGCCGCCCGCGGTCAGCGGAACGCGGCGATCTTGTCCGGGTTCATCAGCCACAGCAGGTGATCGATGCCGTCCGCCGAGGCGGTCAGCGTCAGCACCGCCTTGACGCCGCCGGCGTGCTGCAGGACCGCGGCGGGCCGGCCGTTGACGGTCACGAACCGGGCCTCCACGCCGTCCCACCAGAACGAGGAGAACGCCGCGATGAACTTCGCGACCGGTGTCGCGCCGGCGACCACCCGGCGGGCCGCGTGCTTGACGCCGTTGCCGTCGGTGATGCTGGTGACGCCGGCCGCGAAGAGGTTCTCCAGGCCCGCGAGATCACCGGCACGGGCGGCCGTGAGGAACGTGCTCAGCAACTCGCGCTGGGCCGCCGCGTCGACGGGCGCCTTACGCTCGCTCGTCACGTGCTTGCGGGCGCGGCTCACCAGCTGCCGCGCGGCGGGCTCGCTGGTCCGCAGGACGACAGCGATCTGAGGGTACGGATATTCGAACGCCTCCCGCAGCACATAGGCCGCCCGTTCGGTGGGGGTCAGCTTCTCCAGCAGGATCAGCACGGCGAACTCGAGGGCGTCGCCGGTCTCCGCACCCAGGTAAGGATCGGCCGACGTGTCGACCGGCTCGGGCAGCCACGGGCCGAGGTAGGTCTCCCGCCGTACCCGTGCTGACTGAAGGTTGTTGATCGCGAGGCGGGTCGTCGTCGTCGCCAGGAAAGCCGCCGGGTTCCGCACCGCGCCGCGATCGTAGTTCTGCCAGCGGAGCCAGACGTCCTGCACCAGATCCTCCGCCTCGGTGGCGCTGCCGAGCATCCGGTAGGCGATCCCGAACAGGCGCGGGCGCACCCGGGTGAAGGCGGTTGCCGCCTCGTCGAGCTCGTTCCGGTCCATGGTCGCGTGCACGTCGTCCCCCTCGTGGCTGTCGTCATCAGCCATGACAGGCGACCGCCGAAGCCCGTGACGTCCGGGAGGATGACCTGTGCCACATCCTGGCTCCCGTCAATATGTCGGCCGTGGATCACTACGGAAGGCTCCATCACGCGGTGATCGAAGGGGGCGTTCCGCGCAGCCTTTTGTCACGGATCGGGAGTTCATCGGCCCGGAACGGGACCTCTTCGTCGTGGTCCACGCCGACCTGCCCGAATGGGTCGCGAAGGGGGCCGGCGCTGTTGATCAGCTAGCTGTGTTGATCAGCTCTGTGGACCAGCTGGTCCGGCTGGCTGTCAGCGCTGTCCGAGCACAATGCCGGCAGCACTGGGAGCCAGCTCGTCCCGCCCGGCTGGTCAACAGTGCTGTCGGCCGCACGTTTTTTCCGCGCTGAGCGCCAGCCGGCCTCGGCATTTCCAAGATCTGCCGGGAGCCGGTCGCCCCGGCGATGATCACGGTGCTCGACCGGCAACCCGGCCCTCGCCCGCTGACCCCGACCCCACACACTGCCCGGGCCGACCCGCTGCGTGTGGAGTCGAGGTGCGGAGCGAGCGGAGCGTGCCCGAATTTGACACGCAGGAACCACGCGCCGGCCGGCGCTCTCCGTGTGCTGTCTCGTTCCCTAGTCGCAGACTTGAACGGCGTCCGTCTGGCGAATGGCGGAAAGCGGCAAGTTGCCCCTCTGCCCATCTGTCACACGCGCCAGAAGGGCCCATTGCGTACCCGTCCAGTTGTAAAGGCCAACCGTTTCGCCGGTGCGATTCTGGTAAGAGATCAGGCGGTCACCATTGCCGGCGCTTCCGATGTCGTGCAACCGGCACTCGGGGCCTTGCTGCACAATCATGGTGCCGCGGGCATCGTATCCGTCCCAGCCGCAGAATGTCCCACCGGGACAGGTCCACTCCGGTTTGAGGGCAGACGCGCCTGCATAAGCGCTGGCCGGAGCCGTCCCGGCAAGCGCAGAGGACGTCAGCACCATGGCGACCACGCAGGATCGTCGCAATAGCCGAGTAGTATTCATTTCGAACGGAGATCCTCTCAGGGCCCGCCTTTTTCGGTTTCGGACTCAAAATAACACCAGGTGTTTTGTGGCGTCGGCGTTATTTGATATGACCATTCAGCTCGGTTCGGTCCGACTGAACTGGATCAGCACCGAGGCTGTCGGCAATTCGTTCGGGGCGAGCCGCATCCGCATCCGCACCCGCCACCGTCGGCCCGGCGGGAGGCGGGAGGCGGGAGGCGGGAGGCGGGAGACGGCAGGCGGCAGGCGGCAGGCGGCAGGCGGCAGGCGGTAGGCGGTAGGCGGTAGGGGTAGGCGCTCCCGCCCGCGGTGCCGCAGGAGAACCCGAGGATGGCCGGTCACCGAGATGATTGACGATCATCGTAGTATCTCGCGCGTGGTGAGTCTGTTTCGTCGTATCTCGGCGGTGGTGTTCGGTCTGGGCGGGCTGGTCTTCCTCCTGATCGGAATCGTCCAGTTGAGCAACCAGGCGTGGGGCGGCGTCACCGGAACCGTCCAGACGTGCACCGTGGCGACGACGGAGGCGACCCCGAAATCGCGGGCGCGCAACGTCCACACGTGCGTCGTCGCCTGGGACGCCGGTGGGCAGGAACGGACGCACACCCTGGAGTTGCCGGCGCACCTGGCGGCGCCGGGCTGTCCGGTGGACCTGCGGGTGAAGGGTGACCGGGCCGCCCTGGCGATGCCGCTCGGGAAGGCGGCCATCCCGGCCGTCATCGGTCTCGCGCTCGTCGTGTTCGCGACCGTCCAGTTCGTCCGGGCGCGGCGCGCGAAGACGTTCCGGGGCGGCGTGACAGTCATCGGGTCCCGGTAGCGATGAACTCCGGGCGGGGCGCCTCAGCTCGGTGAGCCGCTGTCCGGGTGGGGCAGCAGCGCGTCGATGAGCTCGGCGAACACCTGGTTCAGGGCGTCCTCGCCGGCGTCGGCGATCGGCTGGACGGCGCGGGTGGAGCGCAGCATGACGACGCCCAGGACGGTTCCCAGCACGAGCTGAGCGCGGATCAGAACCTCGTCGTCCGCGGGGGCCCGGCCGGTCGCGGCGTTCGCCAGCTTCTCGCTCAACGAGCGCAGCACGGCGTGCCGCAGGCCGTCGATGCGTTCGTCGCCTGACGATCGCAGCAGCAGCAGCGCGTTGCGCAGCTGGACCCGGTCGGGGGAGCCGCTGAGGTGGCGTGCGAGGCGGGCCGCGATGTCGTCGCGTTCCAGGTCGTCGGTGTTGGTGCCGACGTCGGAGATCGCGTCGGTCAGGCACGCTTCGAAGAGGCCTTCCTTGGACGCGAAGTAGCGGCTGATCAGCGCGACGTTGACACCGGCCTGATCGGCGATGTCGCGGACCGTGGTCGCCGCGTAGCCGTCCTTCGCGAACCGGGCCCGTGCCACGGCGAGGAGGTCCTGCCGGGTCTGCGCCGCGTTGCGCCGCCGCCGGGAAGCGGTCTCACCATCCGCGCTCGTGATCACTGCCATCCTCTCTGCCCACCCGCGCGACTGTGATCCATCGTTCAACGGGTAGTAAACGGTTGTTGATTTGGTGGCGTCAACCACTACGGTGCGAGTCAGCAATTGTTTACTAGGGCGGGGCACCGTGACGAAGAAGGTAGCGGCATGGCTGCGCACGCACGGAGTCCGGATCGCGGCGGGGACGGCCGTGGTGGCCGCCGTTGCCGTGGCGCTGCGCGGACGCGTACCCGATCCGGTGGAGGTCGGGAACGTCCTGGCCGCCGCCGATCCGCGCTGGCTGGTGGTGGCGGTCCTCGCGCACGTCGTGTCGCAGCTGGCCTTCGCGCGGCAGCAGCGGACACTGCTCGCCGCGCTGGCGGCGCACGTGTCGCGCCGGGTGACGCTGGCGATCACCTACAGCCGGTCGGCGCTGAGCATGGTCCTGCCCGCCGGAGGGGCGATGTCGGCGGCGTTCGCCGTCCGGCAGTACCGCCACAGCGGCGTCAGCACCCCCGCCGGGCTGGTCGCCGCGGGCGCCCCGCACTCGGCGGCGGCCGCGACCGTGCTCGGCTACCGGATCGCCACGTTCTGGCTGCTCCTGCCGGCCGGGCTGGCCGCGTACCTCCGGCTCAGGCGGGTGCAGGCACCGGCCCTGGTGTGACGTAAGCAACCGTTTACTTCCGTGCCTGGCTGCCGATAATAAGTCAGCAGGCGTTTACTTCTAGCTGTCGAGGACACCATGACCCGTACCATCGAAGAGCCCGCGACCCGGGGCTCCGGCGGAAATCTGCTGGTGCTCTACCTGGCGCTGGGCGGCCTGGCCTTCGCGGTCCTGCAGTCGCTCGTCTCACCGGCGCTGTCCACCATCGGCCGCGAGCTGAACGCGTCCACCAGCGATGTCAGCTGGGTCGTCACCGCGTACCTGCTGTCGGCCTCGGTGCTGACCCCGATCCTCGGCCGGCTCGGTGACATCGCCGGCAAGCGCAAGGTCCTGATCGGCGTCCTCGCCACCCTCGCCGCCGGCACCGTGGTCGCCGCGCTCGCCCCGAACCTGGCGGTGCTGATCGTCGGCCGCGTCCTGCAGGGTGCCGCCGGCGCGATCCTTCCGCTCTCGATCGGCATGGTCCGCGACGAGCTGCCCCGCGAGAAGGTCTCCACCACGGTCGGCCTGATCTCGGCGATCTTCGGTGTCGGCGCCGGTGTCGGCATCGTGGCCGCCGGCCCGATCGTCGAGCACCTCTCCTGGCACTGGCTGTTCTGGCTTCCGCTGGTCCTCGTCGTCATCGCGCTGGTCGGCGCGATCTTCGGCATGAAGGAGTCCCCGGTACGCACCCCCGGCAAGCTGGACGTGCTCGGCGCGACCATCCTGTCGGTGTCGCTCGTCGCGCTGCTCCTGGCGATCAGCAAGGGCCAGTCCTGGGGCTGGGGCGAGCCGAAGACCATCGGCCTGCTCGCTCTGGGCGCCGTCGGCCTGATCGTTTTCGTCCTGGTCGAGCTGCGGGTCAAGGAGCCGCTGATCGACATGAAGCTCATGAAGGTCCGCGGCGTGTGGGCCACCGACCTGGTCGCGCTGATCCTGGGCTTCGCGATGTTCGGCACGTTCCTGCTGGTCCCGACGCTGCTCCAGCTCCCCGAGGCGACCGGTTACGGATTCGGCAAGTCGGTCTCGCAGGCCGGCCTGTTCCTGCTGCCCACCGTCGTCATGATGGTGTTCTTCGGTCCGCTCGCCGGCATCCTGAACCGCAAGTACGGCCCGAAGCTCCCGATGTTCCTCGGTGCGATCTTCGTGGTCGTCGCGTTCACGATCCCGGCCCTCGGCCACGGCGCCATCTGGCAGGTCCTCGCGTCCGGCATCCTCACCGGCGCGGGCATCGGCTTCGCCTTCGCGGCCATGTCCAACGCGATCATCGAGAGCGTCCCGGCCGCGCAGACCGGCGAGGCCACCAGCGTCAACACGATCGCCCGGACCATCGGCAGCAGCATCGGCACCGCGGTCGTCGCGGCGGTCATCACCTCCAACACCACGCCGCAGGGCCTGCCCACCGACGCCGCGTTCACCAACGGCTTCTGGGTCTGCGCCGGCGTCGCCGTCCTCGCGGTCGTCGCCGCGCTCGCCCTGCCCGGCGCGCACAAGCGGCACGAGCAGGCCGTCCAGGCCGGCGTCGGCGACCTGCCGCCGGAGCCGGAGGAGATCCACCTGCTGCACCGCAGCAAAGCCTGACGGTCGATCCCCGGGTACGGGCCCGAGTCGCTGCCGGCGGCTCGGGCCCGCTGCTGTCCCGGCCGGGCGTCAGTGACTGAGCACCGTCTTGAGCAGCCCGATCGCGGCGGCAGCGACGGCCAACGCCAGACCGGCGACCAGGGTGCGCGGCGACGGGCGGCGGTGGCGCAGCCGCTCGATGACGAAGCCGACCAGCGCCATCCGCACCATCAGATAGAACGCCGAGGCGGCGATCACGGTGCGTGGGTTCAGCCATCCGGCCCACCCCACACCCATCAACACACACGGTACGAGGGCGGAGGTCACGACCGGCATCGAGTCCCGTAGCTCGTGCCGCAGAGCCGAGCCGGTCATGGTCTCGTCGTCATCGGCGTTGCTGCCGACCAGATCGGCGAAGACGTGCGCCACGAACGTCGACACGGTGACCCCGGCGACCAGCGCCAGGGCATGTCCGTGCCCCAGGTCGGCGGGCTTGAGCGCTACCACTGAGGCGAACGCGATGATGTTGCCGTAGACATAGGCGGAGATCCGGGCGCCGGCCTGGGCAGAGGGCAGCCGCCGGTTGGCCCGGTACTGAACGAGGCGGTCGCGCAGATCGCCTGGATCACCGTCCCCCACCGGACTCACGGTAACAGCGCGTGACGGAGAAGGGCGGCCTTCCCCGGATCGGCGCTGTCAGGCGGTGACGCCGGGAGTCAGGTGCGGGAGGTAGGTGTCCAGCCTCTCGGCGAAACAGTCGCCGGCTGCGAGCCCGATGTGACCGTCGGGGCGTACCAGGAAAAGGGCTTCTTCGTCGGGTGCAACACCGTAGATCGCGGCGATCGTGTCCGCGGTGGAGGGCGAGTGCTCGCGCACGTCGAGGACGCGGAAGGAATCCGCCGGGGCGTGGCGGCGGAGCACCGCGTCGCTCTCCTCGGCCGCCCTGGCCCCGAACGCGAGAGCGGTCAGCTCCACGTCCCGCATCACGGGGAACAGCCGGGGCGCCGAGCCGTCCCGGAGGCTCAGAGGGCCGTCCGGTGCTCGGTCACCGGCGTGCACGGTTCCCGGCGCCGGGCGGGTCTGGACGCTGAGCCGGCGTCCGCGGTAGTTGTTCCGGAGCTGGAAGATGTCCGTCACCTCACCGCGGTCGTCGGTAGCGTCCAGTCCGTTCATCAAGCGAGCCGCGATGGGACGGCGTTCCTCCTCGTAGCTGTCCAGAAGGTCGTCCGGCGCGCCGCGCAACACCGCCGCGAGCTTCCACCCGAGGTTGTGCGAATCCTGAACGGCGGTGTTCAGACCCTGGCCGCCGGCTGCCGGAACGGCGTGCGCGGCGTCGCCGGCCAGAAACACCGGGCCGATCCGGAACCGACTCGCGAGCCGCTCGTTCGCCCGGCTCACCGCGATCCACGGAGCGTCGTCGAAGGTCACCGCCACACCGTCGGACCGCTCGTCGAACAGTCGCTGAATCGTGGCGAGGCCGACCGTGGAGTCGTCGCCGGGCAGCAACGGGGCAACGAACTGGAAGACGTCCGTGCCCGGCAGCGGACACACCGACACCCGGGCCGCGGGGTTGTCCCGCTGCGACCAGTTGTGCCAGTACGAACGGTCCAGCATGGTGGTCCGCACGTCCGCGTTGACATATCGTTCATCGTCCCGGGTGACCCCGTCGAACGTGACACCGAGCAGTTTCCGCACGGTGCTCGCGGCGCCGTCCGCCGCCACGACGTAGGACGCGCGCAGGCGCTCGTCTCCGCGGGGCCGGCGGATCGTGGCGGTGACCCCGGACCCGTCGTCGAGCGCGACGATCGCCGCGTCGTACTCGACCTCCACGCCGTGCCGGCGCAGCGCGTCACGGAGCACTTCCTCGGTACGCCACTGCGGGATCATCCAGGTCTCCGGGTAGGGGATCGCCGGATCCGCGACCGGTTGACCCGTGCCGAGCAGGTCGTAGATCGACTTCTCCCAGGCGAGACGGCCCTCCCGGTAGGTCCGCCACCGCGGGAACGGCCCGCCGGACGCCACGATCTCCTCGACGACGCCGAGTTCCTCGAACACTTCCAGCGTGCGCGGCTGGATCCCTTTCGCCCGCGAACCCGATGCCGGCCCCGCCGACCGGTCGACGACGCGGACGTCGCAGCGGCGGCGCGCGAGCTGGAGCGCGGCGACCAGCCCCGCCGGTCCGGCACCGACGACCAGAACGGGAAGACTCATCGCGGCAGTATGTCGTCGTTCCCCAGACGAGCCAACCGGTTATCCGGAACCCCCCGACCGTGTCTCCTCCGCACGACACCGACCGCGCTCGCGGGCTTGGTGGGTCAGCTGGAGATCGGCGGGAGTCATTCCCCGTCGAGGGGCGCGCCCACGGTCAGCTCCAGGTGCTCGAACCCGTCCGGAACCGCCTCGTCCAGGTCCGCCACCCGCAGCCGCTCCAACTGGGCCACGATCGGATTGGCCGCGAGGATCTCCAGCACTCCGCCGTCGCTGACGTCGAACGCGGCCCGCCTGAGATCCAGGCTCCGTAGCGCGGGATAGTCCCGCACCGTGAGCCATTCGAGCTGGGTGACGGGACACTCCACGCCGTACACATCGGATTGGATGTCAAGCTCGAGGGACCGCAGAGCCGGCAGCGGACCCGGCCAGACCGACCCGTCCGAGCCGACCACGCCGCGCAGCCGCAGCGAGGTCAGCGACGGCGACACGACCCGGTCGAAGAGCAGGGCGCCCTCGACGGTCAAGGTCCGCAGATTCGGCAGCGCCGCCCACATGGCGTCGCCCGCGTCCCCGACGAACCCCTCGTGCAGCCGGTCCAGCGGGTCGATGCGGCGACCGGTCGACGTGATCGCCGGCTGGTAGAGATACTCGTACTCATGACCGAACCACAGGTCGGTCAGCCGCTCCCACCGCCGACCGGCCAGCGCCACCGCGGCCCGCCGCGCCGAATGATGGAAATCGGTCAGGCACAGCCGCAGCGACCGCAGCCCCGCCATCGCCGGATCCCGCAACATCTCCTCGATCAGCACCGACTCCCACAGCTCGGGATCCTCCTCCGGCCGCCCGAGGAGGCGTTCCACCAGCTCACCGGCGCCGTCCGGCACGTACCGGAACTCCGCCACCGCGTTCGTGTCGTCGATCCGCCAGGATCCCTGCTCGCGCATCCGTCCCCCCCACCTGAGTGTCAATGGAAGAAGATGTTCGCGGACGACCGATGAGTTCCGGCGACCGGCCCGGTCTACCCCGGCGAAACCAGTTCACCTGAAGGGAACACCACCATGGCGAAGGTCATCTCCACGCTGTTCATCTCGGCCGACGGCGTAGCCGAGATCGACCCCGACTGGCACTTCCCCTACTTCGACGAGAACATGGGACGCGCTGTCAACGAGGACTACGAGACCGCCGACACGCTGCTGCTCGGGCGCGGCACGTACGAGAGCTTCGCCGGCGCCTGGCCGGACCGGGAGACCGCCGGGGGCGAGGACGCCCCGTTCGCCAAGCAGATCGGCGACCTGCGCAAGGTCGTCGTCTCCCGGCAGAACCTCACCTTCACCTGGCGCAACAGCGAGCTTATCGACGGCGAACTGATCGACGCGGTCCGCGCGCTCAAGGCCGACCCGGCCACCAAGGGCGTCCTCATCCCCGGCTCGATCACCGTGGTCCAGCAGCTGCTCGCGGCCGGGCTGATCGACGAACTGCGCCTGCTCGTCCACCCGGTCGCCGCCCGCAAGGGCCAGCGCCTCTTCGACGAGGGCGACAGCGCGTACCACCTCAAGGTGATCGCCACCGAGGCGTACCCGACCGGCGTCATCCGCGTCGTCTACGCCCCGTCCGAGCCGCCCGCGCCGGCCGGCTACGACGAGGCGGCCGGCAACCTCACCGAGGGTGCATGACCGTCAATCGATGACCAGGACCGATCTGTGCGGGGAAGCGCTTCGCAGATCGGTCCCCGGCCACGACCACCATGACCTCAGTGCGGGTCGCTGTCCTCGGCGGGCTCCACGAACTCCGGGCTCTCGTCGGCGGCGTCCTCGCTGGCCAGTTCGGGGACCGTGCTCTCGTCCCGGACGGCGGCCGCCACCTCGGGCGTCTCCTCAATCGGCGTCCACTGCTGCTCGCTCATACCTTTCCCTTACCCAGGACGGCAGCGTTGCCAACGAGTAACG is part of the Actinoplanes missouriensis 431 genome and encodes:
- a CDS encoding dihydrofolate reductase family protein codes for the protein MAKVISTLFISADGVAEIDPDWHFPYFDENMGRAVNEDYETADTLLLGRGTYESFAGAWPDRETAGGEDAPFAKQIGDLRKVVVSRQNLTFTWRNSELIDGELIDAVRALKADPATKGVLIPGSITVVQQLLAAGLIDELRLLVHPVAARKGQRLFDEGDSAYHLKVIATEAYPTGVIRVVYAPSEPPAPAGYDEAAGNLTEGA
- a CDS encoding FAD-dependent oxidoreductase, translating into MSLPVLVVGAGPAGLVAALQLARRRCDVRVVDRSAGPASGSRAKGIQPRTLEVFEELGVVEEIVASGGPFPRWRTYREGRLAWEKSIYDLLGTGQPVADPAIPYPETWMIPQWRTEEVLRDALRRHGVEVEYDAAIVALDDGSGVTATIRRPRGDERLRASYVVAADGAASTVRKLLGVTFDGVTRDDERYVNADVRTTMLDRSYWHNWSQRDNPAARVSVCPLPGTDVFQFVAPLLPGDDSTVGLATIQRLFDERSDGVAVTFDDAPWIAVSRANERLASRFRIGPVFLAGDAAHAVPAAGGQGLNTAVQDSHNLGWKLAAVLRGAPDDLLDSYEEERRPIAARLMNGLDATDDRGEVTDIFQLRNNYRGRRLSVQTRPAPGTVHAGDRAPDGPLSLRDGSAPRLFPVMRDVELTALAFGARAAEESDAVLRRHAPADSFRVLDVREHSPSTADTIAAIYGVAPDEEALFLVRPDGHIGLAAGDCFAERLDTYLPHLTPGVTA